The nucleotide sequence AATCATTCCGACTTTCAAGCTCAGACTTCTTCGACTCCGGAGCCCGTCCAAGCATTCAAGCCTCCGGTCATATTGATCACTTCGATTTGATTCGCTTGAAGGAGACTTGCAGCAATCGCGGATCGACCGCCAGTCTGACATTGAGTAACGATCGGCTTGTCTTTGTCGAGGTCACCGAGATTGTCGGGAAGTCTTCCCAGAAATTGGTGCTCCGCTCCGGCGATGTGACCCGATTTCCACTCTTCGTCGGAACGGACATCGACAAGCGTGACTTCACCCGACTCGATTCGTGGCTTTAGTTCCTGCGGTGTGAGTGATGGATACCTTTCTGTCGCCATCCCCGCGTTCCGAACATCATCAACGTCGAAATAACCTCGCACATCGTCGAGACCAATCTTACGGAGCACGCGAATTGCTTCGGGTAACTGCTCCACATCAGCGATCAACCAAACTGGTTTCGAGTAGTCAACAATCCAGCCCGCCCAGCCTGCGAGCATCGCTGTCGGAATGTTTATACTATGAGGAACATGACCTTCGCCGAACTGCTTCGAAGGCGTGAGGTCAATGACGGTCCCCTCTTCCAGTGCAGTGCTGAGTTCATCGATCGCCAGTAGATCAGAGAGCTTTGCGTCGCCAATAATCTCAGGCCCTTCCTTATTAACTCGCTTCATCACAGCAAAGTACTTAGGAGCCTCTGGCTGATCGGCGAGGATGTACTTCACGAATCGCTCTTCGTCAGTGAACTGCAAAGCTGGGTTGAAGAGCTTTTCGTATCCGACAGTGGACGAAGGAATTGCCCCTAATCCTTTCCCGCAAGCGCTGCCTGCACCGTGTGCTGGCCAGACCTGAAGATAGTCGGGAAGTTGTTTAAACTTCTCCGCTGAATGAAACAAATCTCGTGCCCCAGGCTCAGCTGTATTCACAAGACCAGCTGCCTCTTCGAGCAAATCTGGACGACCGATCGAACCGACGAAGACGAAGTCGCCGGTGAATATACCCATTGGCTGGTCAGCTCCGCCTCCCTGATCCGTGATCATGAAAGAAATACTTTCAGGTGTGTGCCCTGGTGTGTGAAGCACGTCGAACTTGATCTTCCCAATTGTGAATGAGTCCCCATCATTGAGCAGTTGGTGGTCATACTGATCGGCAAATTGATACTTCCATTCTTCCGGACCTTCGTCCGACACGTAGAGCTTTGCACCGACTCGATCGGCCAATTCACGAGCGCCGGAGACATAGTCAGCGTGAATATGCGTCTCTGCGACGGCGATGAGTCGCACACCTTCACGTTCAGCCATTTCGAGATATTGTTCGACGTCGCGACCGGGATCAACAACCACAGCGACCTGGGCGCGTTGACAACCGACCACATAAGAAGCATGAGCCAAAGCGCTGTCGTAAAAGTACTTGAGCAACATCGTCTACTCCCCATCTCTGTTTCGTTGAATGATCCCAGTTGAGTTGACCTGTCACGGAGACTTCTCCCCTGCAAGTCCCTTACGCGCGCTCACTAAATCGAATCGTCACTTCGCAAGGTGACGACATGTTGTTGACAAGAAAAGAGCGAACGCTTACCGAAAATTCCTTCGAAAGGTACACAGAACGCGAATCGTGGCCATCCCGAACTCTGGAAACGGCATGACAATCAATGCCCGTCCGCTTCGAACCTGCACTCTCGCAGCAATCACCAATCTCCTCTTAAATATATCGTCACGTCGCGATATGTCAATCAATCAAATTCGACGAAATCAGGCAACCCAACAAAGAACCGATTGACGAGCCATGATTCACTCGCCAACCGGATAATACTTCGTCGAACTGAATTAGAACTCGCCGACAACTTCACCACCCGACCGAGTGCCGAGTGCGTTGTAGACGTCTGCATCGATGTTCTCGCTAATCGCGCGAACTGTACCATCCCCCATTGCAAACTGACCAATTCCGGTATGCGGTGCAGAAACGCCTTTGTCATCCGTTCCGGGTTGGTTCGGCCGGTACTGCGTTTCAAACAGGACCATATGACCATGATCGTCTGACAGGTCAGCGATTTCACGAACGGCAGCAGACCAGGCCGTCTCAAAAACTTGATGACCTCCGGCAGCCGCACCAGGAAGCGGCCCGTTTGTTCGTTCACCTAAGAACAATGTGTTGGACAACCCATCTGTAACGTCTCGAAACCGTGTCGAACTGTTCCGGTAGAAGACTCCCCGGCTTTGCAAAGGAGTATCGTCAAGGTTCACAGTCTCCGACGATGGCCCCCAGTTGGCCGCATAACTGGCAGATGCGTATTGCTCGATCGGTGTCACTGAATCATCTCTGACAACAAACGCGCCGTCCGAATACGGATCAGACGGACAGAGAAAGACTGACAGATGTTGCTCACGTGGAACCTGCTGAATGACATCAAAAACGGGAGTATCGAAGTCGAACTGCTGATACAGATTGGCCTGCTCCAGTTGTGGGAGAATCATGAGCCCCCAGGCAAATCCCATGTGATTAGCGCTCGAACCGGCGGGATCGAACTTGTGCAGATAGCCGGGTGGAAGGAGTCCATACGTCGACTCGTAGTTGTGCAGAGCGAGAACGAGTTGCTTGAGGTTATTTTTGCAAGCTGACCTTCTGGCTGCTTCACGAGCCTGTTGCACAGCTGGCAGAAGAAGGGCAATTAGAATCGCGATGATGGCGATGACCACCAGCAATTCAATCAATGTAAAGCCACGACGTTTTCGTCGAAAGCGTTGAGCAAATGGCATCAGAATCTCCGGAAAACAAACGCTCTTAGCGGAGCGCAAGAAGTAATGAAGTCACCAGCGTGAAGACAAACAGACCGGAACGGATTGCGTCGCATTGAATGCGCAATCGAAGCGCAGGTTCAAATGCAAGCAATCGCCCGAATCGGCCGTGCAGGTTCCGCTGAAGAATGAAAGTTGAAGTCTGGCAGCGAGAGCTGTCAGCTCACTTTCGGTGGAGGCGTTGCGGGAGCATCCGGCAGTCTCCCGCTAGTGGCATCTGTCTTCGCGAAGTGCCTCTCGGAAGCTTCGTCTGACCGCAGGTGCGAGCGGTCAGGAATCGGAGCATGAATAAGAAACAGAATGCGAAGCAATTGCCCGAAACTCCAGGGAGAGTGGAGTTCCAGAAATTCACCATCAAGAGTGCCCGGCTGGCTTCTTTCGTTCGAGGAGAGTTTTTCAGAGGCTGATCCCACTCCCCAAAAATCTGGAAGCGTTAAGTCAAATCCCAAAAATGAAATGTGGACGTGGCTGCGGTTCCAACGGGGCTGCGGATCAGACTCGTCGCTCTCGACATGAACATGCCTGTGACTGTGAGGATGGTCATGAGAGTGCGAATGGGAATGACTGTGAGCATTGCTGTGAGAGTGTGATTCATCTCCGCCCTCGTGCGCATGGCGCCACCCGGGCGAGACGAACAGAGTCAGAGTCGCGAGCAGGAGCAAACAAATGCTGACCAGAGCTTTGGGAGCTATTTTCCACACAGGGTGGAAC is from Thalassoglobus sp. JC818 and encodes:
- a CDS encoding MBL fold metallo-hydrolase — translated: MLLKYFYDSALAHASYVVGCQRAQVAVVVDPGRDVEQYLEMAEREGVRLIAVAETHIHADYVSGARELADRVGAKLYVSDEGPEEWKYQFADQYDHQLLNDGDSFTIGKIKFDVLHTPGHTPESISFMITDQGGGADQPMGIFTGDFVFVGSIGRPDLLEEAAGLVNTAEPGARDLFHSAEKFKQLPDYLQVWPAHGAGSACGKGLGAIPSSTVGYEKLFNPALQFTDEERFVKYILADQPEAPKYFAVMKRVNKEGPEIIGDAKLSDLLAIDELSTALEEGTVIDLTPSKQFGEGHVPHSINIPTAMLAGWAGWIVDYSKPVWLIADVEQLPEAIRVLRKIGLDDVRGYFDVDDVRNAGMATERYPSLTPQELKPRIESGEVTLVDVRSDEEWKSGHIAGAEHQFLGRLPDNLGDLDKDKPIVTQCQTGGRSAIAASLLQANQIEVINMTGGLNAWTGSGVEEV
- a CDS encoding DUF1559 domain-containing protein codes for the protein MPFAQRFRRKRRGFTLIELLVVIAIIAILIALLLPAVQQAREAARRSACKNNLKQLVLALHNYESTYGLLPPGYLHKFDPAGSSANHMGFAWGLMILPQLEQANLYQQFDFDTPVFDVIQQVPREQHLSVFLCPSDPYSDGAFVVRDDSVTPIEQYASASYAANWGPSSETVNLDDTPLQSRGVFYRNSSTRFRDVTDGLSNTLFLGERTNGPLPGAAAGGHQVFETAWSAAVREIADLSDDHGHMVLFETQYRPNQPGTDDKGVSAPHTGIGQFAMGDGTVRAISENIDADVYNALGTRSGGEVVGEF